The following coding sequences are from one Caminibacter pacificus window:
- the pyrH gene encoding UMP kinase: MKRKENRILIKFSGEALAGENGFGIDTQVLKYLADEIKSVIDAGYEVAVVIGGGNFIRGVSAAKDGIIRRTSGDYMGMLATVINAVAMQEALENENVPVRVQSAIKMEEIAENFIVRRAIRHLEKGRVVIFAAGTGNPFFTTDTAGVLRASEIGASAIIKATKVDGIYDKDPAKYEDAKLLKEISYDEALKENIKVMDDTAIALARENKLPIIVCNMFKKGNLLKILKKDPDAKYSIVKEK, encoded by the coding sequence ATGAAAAGAAAAGAGAATAGGATTTTAATAAAATTTTCAGGTGAAGCACTCGCGGGTGAAAACGGATTCGGGATTGACACTCAGGTTTTAAAATATCTTGCCGACGAAATAAAATCGGTTATCGATGCCGGATATGAAGTGGCGGTGGTTATCGGAGGAGGTAACTTCATCAGAGGCGTAAGCGCTGCAAAAGACGGAATCATCAGAAGAACAAGCGGTGATTATATGGGAATGCTCGCAACGGTAATCAACGCCGTAGCAATGCAAGAAGCATTGGAAAACGAGAATGTTCCCGTTAGAGTTCAAAGCGCAATAAAAATGGAAGAAATTGCCGAAAATTTTATCGTAAGACGTGCGATAAGACACCTCGAAAAAGGAAGAGTCGTAATTTTCGCAGCCGGTACCGGAAATCCGTTTTTTACTACGGATACGGCGGGTGTGCTTAGAGCCAGCGAAATAGGCGCAAGCGCAATTATAAAAGCTACCAAAGTTGACGGAATTTACGACAAAGACCCTGCAAAATACGAAGACGCAAAACTTTTAAAAGAGATTTCATACGACGAAGCTCTAAAAGAAAACATCAAAGTAATGGACGATACGGCTATAGCTCTTGCAAGAGAAAACAAACTGCCGATTATCGTATGTAATATGTTTAAAAAAGGAAATTTACTAAAAATCCTAAAAAAAGACCCTGATGCAAAATACTCAATCGTAAAGGAGAAGTAA
- a CDS encoding murein hydrolase activator EnvC family protein, which translates to MRWIVIFLAVLVFGASVTTTKKEIKKTQIIISKMNDKLDKLAREIRKKQQSINSLNSKINSLNKEIAKLQETLKDANKVLGELNDLKKGYVEKENRIKNEIIDFLSTNYYLDTQEVDNVNDLIYNEISKKILEANAQKIAKIVKQSKTINQNISSINKKIDQIIKKQQELKSKKEKLLSLLKARKKEIQALNRQKLLYKKRLEALIRKQKNLQNRLAQLKIIKKRKNNYQPNYKVKTAVYRGQKTIPPLKGRVIKKFGSYIDPVYKIRIYNDSITIKPYQKNAVVRAIMPGKVVYIGENNDKKIIVIKHRGDIFSIYANLDKISPLIKKGKYVKRGQIIARVTDTLEFEVTYKEKPINPLKVISLR; encoded by the coding sequence ATGAGGTGGATTGTAATATTTTTAGCGGTTTTGGTTTTCGGAGCAAGTGTTACGACTACGAAAAAAGAGATAAAAAAAACACAAATCATTATCTCCAAAATGAACGACAAACTTGATAAATTGGCTCGAGAAATAAGAAAAAAACAACAAAGCATAAACTCTTTAAACTCCAAAATCAACTCTTTAAACAAAGAAATAGCAAAACTCCAAGAAACACTAAAAGACGCAAACAAAGTCTTAGGAGAGCTAAACGACTTAAAAAAAGGTTATGTCGAAAAAGAAAATAGAATAAAAAACGAAATAATCGACTTTTTATCTACAAACTACTATCTCGACACACAAGAAGTCGATAACGTAAACGATTTGATATATAACGAAATTTCAAAAAAAATCTTAGAAGCAAACGCGCAAAAAATCGCCAAAATAGTAAAACAGAGCAAAACGATAAACCAAAACATCTCTTCGATTAACAAAAAAATAGACCAGATAATCAAAAAACAACAAGAACTAAAATCAAAAAAAGAAAAACTGCTAAGCCTGTTAAAAGCCAGAAAAAAAGAGATTCAAGCCCTAAACAGACAAAAACTTCTTTATAAAAAACGACTCGAAGCGCTTATAAGAAAACAAAAGAACCTCCAAAACAGATTGGCTCAGTTAAAAATTATCAAAAAAAGAAAAAATAATTATCAGCCGAATTATAAAGTAAAAACGGCAGTATATAGAGGCCAAAAAACGATTCCTCCTCTAAAAGGTAGGGTTATTAAAAAATTCGGAAGTTATATCGACCCGGTATATAAAATCAGAATTTATAACGATTCAATTACGATAAAACCTTATCAAAAAAATGCGGTTGTCAGGGCCATTATGCCAGGCAAAGTCGTATATATAGGCGAAAATAACGATAAAAAAATTATTGTTATTAAACATAGAGGGGATATTTTCAGTATTTACGCAAACCTCGATAAAATCTCTCCGCTTATAAAAAAAGGAAAATACGTAAAAAGAGGACAAATAATCGCAAGAGTTACCGATACTTTGGAATTTGAAGTAACTTACAAAGAAAAACCGATCAATCCTTTAAAAGTGATTTCTCTTAGATAG
- a CDS encoding DNA-directed RNA polymerase subunit omega: MRIEQVNAKALERVDYDRYLLAQAVAKRVNELLNGAKPLIDLPKKNMQLTEIATLEIAEGLIKVKES, from the coding sequence ATGAGAATTGAACAAGTAAACGCAAAAGCGCTTGAGAGAGTTGATTATGACAGATATCTTTTAGCCCAAGCCGTTGCAAAAAGAGTAAACGAACTTCTAAACGGAGCGAAACCTCTTATAGATTTACCTAAAAAAAATATGCAATTAACTGAAATCGCAACACTTGAAATCGCGGAAGGTTTGATTAAGGTTAAAGAATCTTGA
- a CDS encoding nitronate monooxygenase, producing MNPLKIGKHTIKHPIIQGGMGLGISWDRLAGNVSKHGGLGVISAVGTGYYENKKYAKKLVEGRPLSEKDFYNKDALFKIFENARKICGDAPLGVNILYAINDYGRVVRDACEAGADIIITGAGLPTDMPEFTKDFPDVALVPIVSTDRAFKVIAKRWEKRYKRLPDAVIVEGPLSGGHQGFKYEDCFKEENQLENLIPKVREEVDKWDKNIPVIAAGGIWNREDILKFLSLGAQGVQMGTRFALTYECDASDEFKQTLLNAKKEDIILMKSPVGYPARGIRTPLIEKVEKREGPIIKCISNCVQPCNRGEEARKVGYCIADRLADAYEGNKDLGLYFSGAYAYKADRLMHVEELIKELIGE from the coding sequence ATGAATCCGTTAAAAATAGGAAAACATACGATAAAACACCCTATCATACAAGGTGGTATGGGGCTTGGAATAAGCTGGGACAGACTTGCCGGGAATGTTAGCAAACACGGAGGTTTAGGAGTTATTAGTGCGGTTGGTACGGGATATTACGAAAACAAAAAATACGCTAAAAAGTTAGTTGAAGGCAGACCTCTTAGCGAAAAAGACTTTTATAATAAAGATGCATTATTCAAAATATTTGAAAACGCAAGAAAAATCTGCGGTGATGCGCCTCTTGGAGTAAATATTTTATACGCTATCAACGACTATGGAAGAGTTGTTAGAGACGCTTGTGAAGCGGGAGCCGATATTATTATTACAGGTGCCGGGCTTCCTACGGATATGCCGGAATTTACAAAAGATTTCCCTGATGTGGCGCTCGTGCCTATCGTTTCTACCGATAGAGCGTTTAAAGTTATTGCAAAAAGATGGGAAAAAAGATACAAAAGATTACCTGATGCGGTAATTGTCGAGGGACCTCTAAGCGGAGGACATCAAGGTTTTAAATACGAAGATTGCTTCAAAGAAGAAAATCAGCTTGAAAATTTAATCCCGAAAGTAAGAGAAGAAGTAGATAAGTGGGATAAAAACATCCCGGTTATCGCAGCAGGAGGTATTTGGAATAGAGAAGATATCTTAAAATTCCTATCTCTTGGAGCCCAAGGCGTACAAATGGGTACGAGATTCGCACTGACTTATGAATGTGACGCAAGTGATGAATTTAAACAAACTCTTTTAAACGCAAAAAAAGAAGATATCATCCTTATGAAATCACCGGTAGGATATCCGGCAAGAGGAATAAGAACTCCGCTAATAGAAAAAGTTGAAAAAAGAGAAGGTCCTATTATCAAATGTATCTCAAACTGCGTACAGCCTTGTAACAGAGGTGAAGAAGCAAGAAAAGTCGGATATTGTATCGCAGACAGACTCGCGGACGCATACGAAGGAAACAAAGATTTAGGACTATACTTTAGCGGTGCGTACGCTTATAAAGCCGACAGATTAATGCATGTAGAAGAACTTATAAAAGAGTTAATCGGAGAATGA
- a CDS encoding RelA/SpoT family protein — MKKDFEQLLQRIQNIKTTEEAKKLLLSRVDTPKIRKALDFAIKAHSGQKRKSGEDYVIHPILVATITSYFNDSEDVIIAAILHDVVEDTEYTIWYIKDEFGSEVANLVEGLTKIVEIRGSSLAPSTSNEKLAKSAMTFRKMLLASINDIRVLVIKLCDRLHNMMTLDALPPHKQKRIAEETLVVYTPIAHRLGIATIKNILEDLAFKYLLPEEYKKIDDYIKKHKEEFQLRLNEFIQKIEKLLLKNGFKENEFEIKSRIKHYYSTYLKMQRKGISIQEVLDLLAVRIIVKKPIECYETLGLVHLNFRPLISRFKDYIAIPKENGYQTIHTTVYDGNSIIEVQIRTEDMDKNAEFGIAAHWKYKLNTALPNLEWLKDMKYEEDVEDFYELAKNDLFSEDIVVYSPKFDTFTLPRGATALDFAYAIHTDVGNKAVEAYVNKEKVSLLHQLKTGDIVRIVTGDKSIPRCSWINALKTSKAKYEQKRLCRQKELEIDRKVAIAILSTIFDLDKFKIRALIKANNLCESVPKIVDDKNFLKEVVKKIYQTIKKRNLLYFKNIKLKEYVFGNIKILSNKPIQDISFHYCCHPKFGDKIVGLLDKKEVEIHHRFCNNAENKIQKAVFVEWVKNDQNRYFLVVSLPNRKGELSKFINFLTRLDIFIHSISLGKESNNCKLEIEFDDKKRDLIKNKISKEYRVIEFIPIKDAYNG; from the coding sequence TTGAAAAAAGATTTCGAACAACTTTTACAACGAATTCAAAACATAAAAACAACCGAAGAAGCTAAAAAGCTTCTTTTATCTCGCGTAGATACTCCAAAAATCAGAAAAGCCCTCGATTTTGCAATAAAAGCTCACTCAGGTCAAAAAAGAAAAAGTGGCGAAGATTATGTAATTCATCCGATTTTAGTAGCGACGATTACGAGTTATTTCAACGACAGCGAAGATGTAATAATCGCGGCGATTTTACACGACGTCGTAGAAGATACCGAATATACAATCTGGTACATCAAAGACGAATTCGGAAGCGAAGTGGCTAATTTAGTAGAAGGTTTAACAAAAATAGTCGAAATAAGAGGCTCTTCACTTGCACCTTCCACATCAAACGAAAAGCTTGCAAAATCGGCAATGACGTTTAGAAAAATGCTTTTAGCGTCAATCAACGACATAAGAGTACTCGTAATCAAGCTTTGCGACAGACTTCATAATATGATGACGCTTGACGCACTACCTCCTCATAAACAAAAAAGAATAGCGGAAGAAACTCTTGTGGTTTACACCCCGATAGCCCATAGACTCGGGATTGCCACTATCAAAAACATACTTGAAGATTTGGCTTTTAAATATCTTCTTCCCGAAGAATACAAAAAAATAGACGACTATATAAAAAAACACAAAGAAGAGTTTCAATTAAGACTTAACGAATTCATTCAAAAAATCGAAAAACTGCTATTAAAAAACGGCTTTAAAGAAAACGAATTCGAAATAAAAAGCAGAATAAAACATTACTATTCGACATACCTCAAAATGCAAAGAAAAGGTATTTCGATTCAAGAGGTTTTGGACCTTTTAGCGGTTAGAATAATAGTAAAAAAACCTATCGAATGTTATGAAACTTTGGGGCTTGTGCATTTGAATTTCAGACCGTTAATCAGTAGATTTAAAGACTATATTGCAATTCCTAAAGAAAACGGATACCAAACAATACACACCACGGTTTATGACGGAAACTCGATTATAGAAGTACAAATAAGAACCGAAGATATGGATAAAAACGCAGAGTTCGGTATTGCCGCGCATTGGAAATACAAACTAAACACAGCCCTTCCGAATTTGGAGTGGCTAAAAGATATGAAATACGAAGAAGATGTCGAAGATTTCTACGAACTTGCCAAAAACGACCTATTTAGCGAAGATATCGTCGTATATTCTCCTAAATTCGATACCTTCACTCTCCCAAGAGGAGCTACGGCGCTTGATTTTGCATATGCGATTCATACCGACGTAGGAAATAAAGCCGTAGAAGCGTATGTAAATAAAGAAAAAGTATCGTTACTTCATCAATTAAAAACCGGAGATATCGTAAGAATCGTCACGGGAGATAAAAGTATTCCGAGATGTAGTTGGATAAACGCCCTAAAAACCAGCAAAGCCAAATACGAACAAAAAAGACTTTGCCGCCAAAAAGAATTAGAAATAGACAGAAAAGTGGCAATTGCGATTTTAAGTACGATTTTCGATTTGGATAAATTCAAAATAAGAGCGCTTATCAAAGCAAATAATTTATGCGAAAGCGTACCTAAAATAGTCGATGATAAAAATTTCTTAAAAGAAGTCGTCAAAAAAATCTATCAAACTATTAAAAAAAGAAACCTTTTATATTTCAAAAACATAAAATTAAAAGAGTATGTTTTCGGAAACATAAAAATTTTAAGCAACAAGCCGATTCAGGATATAAGTTTTCATTATTGCTGTCATCCTAAATTCGGAGACAAAATAGTAGGGCTTCTTGACAAAAAAGAAGTTGAAATTCATCACAGATTTTGTAATAATGCCGAAAACAAAATCCAAAAAGCAGTTTTCGTCGAGTGGGTTAAAAATGACCAAAACAGATACTTTTTAGTAGTTTCGTTGCCGAATAGAAAAGGTGAACTATCTAAATTCATAAACTTTTTAACGCGTCTTGATATTTTCATCCACTCGATTTCTTTAGGAAAAGAATCAAACAACTGCAAACTCGAAATAGAGTTTGACGATAAAAAAAGAGATTTGATTAAAAACAAAATCTCAAAAGAGTATAGAGTTATAGAATTCATACCAATAAAGGATGCATATAATGGTTAA
- a CDS encoding cell division ATP-binding protein FtsE, giving the protein MAIIVDANNFSIFYDNTQIIKPSSFKINTGDFVFLTGVSGSGKTSIIKALYGEIRPKGSLRIGEFEMSKISKSQLATLRRHLGVVFQDFRLIPEWTILKNVMLPLLIKGIDKQEAEALALKELKKVKLSHKADKYPAELSGGEQQRAAIARAIIHRPIMILADEPISGLDEYSASLVMDLFKLANDSGITILVASHSMPQDFSREYRQLHIEKGEVYELS; this is encoded by the coding sequence ATGGCGATAATAGTCGATGCGAATAATTTTTCGATTTTTTACGACAACACACAAATCATAAAACCCTCTTCTTTTAAAATAAACACCGGGGATTTCGTTTTTTTAACGGGAGTTTCGGGAAGCGGGAAGACATCTATCATAAAAGCTCTTTACGGAGAGATAAGACCAAAAGGTTCTCTTAGAATAGGCGAATTTGAGATGAGTAAAATCTCAAAATCCCAACTTGCAACACTCAGACGACATTTAGGAGTCGTTTTTCAAGATTTCAGACTTATCCCGGAATGGACTATCTTAAAAAACGTTATGCTTCCTCTTTTAATAAAAGGCATCGACAAACAAGAAGCCGAAGCATTAGCTCTAAAAGAGCTCAAAAAAGTAAAACTATCCCACAAAGCCGACAAATATCCGGCGGAGCTTAGTGGTGGTGAGCAGCAAAGAGCGGCAATCGCAAGAGCGATTATCCACAGACCCATAATGATTTTAGCGGACGAACCGATTTCCGGGCTTGACGAGTATTCGGCATCGCTTGTTATGGATTTGTTTAAGTTGGCAAACGACAGCGGGATTACTATTTTGGTGGCTTCACACTCTATGCCTCAAGATTTCAGCCGGGAATACAGACAGTTACATATTGAAAAAGGTGAAGTTTATGAACTCTCTTAA
- a CDS encoding fibronectin type III domain-containing protein, whose translation MKKYLLLAISLLLMTGCAINNKPAPKSNPNLPTVKNFKAYPDRNAMALFWDPVKNMSGYYIQRYSPKTKKWTQIATINDPYKSIYVDKKLKPNTIYKYRIATFDKNQVPSLAVETSQKTLPPLSAVIPVESKPLEKGMIKIIFRPHQNERVEEYKIQRFNDSKAKWETIGTLSPRLNVEFIDRGLKDGKIYKYRIIAISFDGIKSYPSKTIVVSTYPKPPVVLNLKASVDLPKKIKITWSPVPNAVAYKIYYSTSAQGAFSLLAKTQNTYYIDNIGKDGVKRFYKVTAVSKYGTESLLNESPVVMGMTLPAPAKPIVSTNITANQVEFIFTSPDNRAAKYLIIKKEKEGFLKYKTTKYVTSKNSFIDTINPKKEYEYEIYEVDKYGLISKKPAVVEIGG comes from the coding sequence ATGAAAAAATATCTTCTCTTAGCAATATCTTTGCTACTTATGACGGGATGTGCGATAAACAACAAACCGGCGCCTAAATCAAACCCTAACTTACCGACGGTGAAAAATTTCAAAGCATATCCTGATAGAAACGCTATGGCTCTATTTTGGGACCCTGTTAAAAATATGAGCGGATATTATATTCAAAGATATTCACCAAAAACTAAAAAATGGACGCAAATAGCGACGATAAACGACCCTTACAAATCTATCTACGTAGATAAAAAGCTAAAACCGAATACTATTTACAAATACAGAATTGCGACTTTTGATAAAAACCAAGTCCCTTCATTAGCGGTAGAAACGTCTCAAAAAACGCTTCCGCCTTTAAGTGCCGTAATCCCTGTTGAGAGCAAACCTCTTGAAAAAGGGATGATAAAAATAATTTTCAGACCTCATCAAAACGAAAGAGTGGAAGAGTATAAAATCCAAAGATTCAACGACTCAAAAGCAAAATGGGAAACAATTGGTACCTTATCTCCGAGACTAAACGTGGAATTTATCGATAGAGGATTAAAAGACGGAAAAATCTACAAATACAGAATCATAGCGATAAGTTTTGACGGGATTAAATCTTATCCTTCAAAAACTATCGTAGTTTCTACATACCCTAAACCACCTGTGGTTTTGAACCTAAAAGCAAGTGTCGATTTACCTAAAAAAATAAAAATCACTTGGTCGCCGGTACCGAATGCTGTAGCATACAAAATCTACTACTCTACTTCCGCCCAGGGAGCTTTTTCGCTTCTTGCAAAAACTCAAAATACTTACTATATCGACAATATCGGAAAAGACGGAGTTAAAAGATTTTATAAAGTAACAGCCGTATCAAAATACGGCACCGAATCTTTACTTAACGAATCTCCGGTTGTTATGGGAATGACTCTCCCGGCACCAGCAAAACCTATCGTCTCTACAAATATTACGGCAAACCAAGTCGAATTTATTTTTACTTCACCTGATAACAGAGCGGCAAAATATCTGATTATAAAAAAAGAAAAAGAAGGCTTTTTAAAATACAAAACGACAAAATACGTAACTTCAAAAAACAGCTTTATCGACACTATCAATCCTAAAAAAGAGTACGAATACGAAATTTACGAAGTAGATAAATACGGACTTATTTCAAAAAAACCGGCGGTTGTGGAAATAGGAGGATAA
- the trmB gene encoding tRNA (guanosine(46)-N7)-methyltransferase TrmB translates to MPHIVIDKIKNIDYPVKSGDVEFLFKAENLIGVKTPNAKFLIKVLPKEKGYLVKYDKITRPLISDIKKAYEEFVKLNEANILFENIKGIKEKLPNKNLLDITSDLSDIDIVEVGFGSGRHLIHLAKENPDKIILGIEIHKPSIEQVLKRIEHEKIENIRVLNHDARIILSKIQSNRLSAIYVHFPVPWDKKPHRRVMNKDFINESIRTLKKDGFLHLRTDSPKYFNYSLNLFLDYDEIDIRIKKNRPYVVSSKYEDRWKKMNKDIFDIYMYNFTISEPLVENFDFSFEKRLENLDFKPKIYNNFVIHIEKVFKIDETKELIRATIGNFNRPEHIYILNKDKPEYFKMPAPIKENYEAHLELKRLFNGDNSRCE, encoded by the coding sequence ATGCCCCATATTGTAATCGATAAAATAAAAAATATCGACTATCCCGTAAAATCGGGAGACGTCGAATTTTTATTTAAAGCCGAGAATCTAATAGGAGTCAAAACTCCAAATGCCAAATTCTTAATTAAAGTTTTACCGAAAGAGAAAGGTTATTTGGTAAAGTACGACAAAATCACAAGACCTCTTATAAGCGATATAAAAAAAGCGTACGAAGAGTTTGTAAAATTAAACGAAGCGAATATTCTTTTTGAAAATATAAAAGGCATAAAAGAGAAACTACCGAATAAAAATCTTCTTGATATCACAAGCGACCTTAGTGATATCGATATCGTAGAGGTGGGATTTGGTAGCGGTAGGCATCTTATTCATCTCGCTAAAGAAAACCCGGATAAAATTATTTTAGGTATTGAAATTCACAAACCTTCAATCGAGCAAGTATTAAAAAGAATAGAACATGAAAAAATAGAAAACATAAGAGTTTTGAATCACGACGCAAGAATAATTCTAAGCAAAATCCAATCAAACAGACTAAGCGCAATCTACGTTCATTTTCCGGTGCCTTGGGATAAAAAACCTCACAGAAGAGTAATGAATAAAGATTTTATAAACGAAAGTATAAGAACTCTAAAAAAAGACGGCTTTTTACATCTAAGAACGGACAGCCCTAAATATTTCAACTACTCTTTAAATCTATTTTTGGATTACGACGAAATAGACATAAGAATCAAAAAAAACAGACCTTACGTAGTCTCAAGCAAATATGAAGACAGATGGAAAAAAATGAATAAGGATATTTTCGATATTTATATGTATAATTTCACGATTTCAGAGCCGCTTGTGGAGAATTTCGACTTTTCTTTCGAAAAAAGACTCGAAAACTTGGATTTTAAGCCAAAAATTTATAATAATTTCGTTATACATATAGAAAAAGTTTTTAAAATTGACGAAACTAAAGAGCTAATAAGAGCTACAATCGGAAATTTCAATCGACCCGAACACATCTACATATTAAACAAAGACAAACCGGAATATTTCAAAATGCCGGCACCTATAAAAGAAAATTACGAAGCTCATTTGGAGTTAAAAAGGTTATTTAATGGCGATAATAGTCGATGCGAATAA
- the tyrS gene encoding tyrosine--tRNA ligase yields MVKELPKHPNLSEAMAEIQRGTSEIIGLEEIEKLVNKYLHTGERFTIKAGFDPTAPDLHLGHTVLLQKLKTFQKYGARVQFLIGDFTAQIGDPTGKSATRKMLTPEEVQENAKTYKEQVFKILDKDLTDVVFNSKWLNELGAAGIVELTTTYTVARMLERDDFEKRFKSQTPIAISEFIYPLLQGYDSVALKSDIEIGGTDQKFNLLMGRHLQKVYNVGKEQSVIMMPLLVGLDGVNKMSKSLGNYIGITEDPNTIFAKVLSISDELMWDWYELLSEKSLKEIEELKQKVKDGMNPKIAKEMLAIEIVDRFHGKGAGLKAKEHFDKVHKQGQIPDDIQEFEIEPMNVVDALVTTKLANSKSEARRHIKGGAVRVNQEKISDQNLMLESGKEYILQIGKRKFAKVKVK; encoded by the coding sequence ATGGTTAAAGAACTACCAAAACACCCTAACCTAAGTGAAGCGATGGCCGAAATTCAAAGAGGAACAAGCGAAATTATCGGCCTTGAAGAGATAGAAAAATTAGTAAATAAATATTTACATACAGGTGAGAGATTTACTATAAAAGCGGGCTTTGACCCAACTGCTCCAGATTTGCATTTAGGTCACACCGTACTACTTCAAAAATTAAAAACTTTCCAAAAATACGGAGCGAGAGTGCAATTTTTAATCGGTGATTTTACGGCTCAAATAGGAGACCCTACGGGAAAAAGCGCAACTCGTAAAATGCTAACCCCTGAGGAAGTTCAAGAAAACGCAAAAACATATAAAGAACAGGTATTTAAAATTCTCGATAAAGATTTAACCGATGTGGTTTTCAACTCAAAATGGCTAAACGAACTCGGAGCTGCCGGAATCGTAGAGCTTACGACAACTTATACGGTTGCAAGAATGCTTGAAAGAGACGATTTTGAAAAAAGATTCAAAAGCCAAACTCCTATAGCAATCAGCGAATTTATCTATCCTCTACTTCAAGGTTATGATAGCGTAGCGTTAAAAAGCGATATCGAAATAGGAGGAACTGACCAAAAATTTAACCTTTTAATGGGAAGACACCTCCAAAAAGTATATAACGTAGGAAAAGAACAAAGCGTAATTATGATGCCGCTTCTTGTGGGACTTGACGGCGTAAATAAAATGAGTAAATCTCTTGGAAACTATATCGGTATAACGGAAGATCCGAATACTATTTTTGCAAAAGTATTATCTATTTCCGATGAACTTATGTGGGATTGGTATGAGCTTTTGAGTGAAAAATCTCTAAAAGAAATAGAAGAATTGAAACAAAAAGTAAAAGATGGAATGAACCCTAAAATAGCAAAAGAGATGCTTGCAATCGAAATTGTAGATAGATTCCACGGAAAAGGTGCCGGATTAAAAGCAAAAGAACATTTCGATAAAGTGCATAAACAAGGACAAATTCCGGACGATATACAAGAGTTTGAAATTGAACCGATGAACGTAGTAGACGCTCTTGTAACTACGAAATTAGCAAACTCAAAAAGCGAAGCGAGACGTCATATCAAAGGCGGAGCGGTCAGAGTAAACCAAGAAAAAATAAGCGATCAAAACTTAATGTTGGAATCAGGAAAAGAGTATATACTACAAATAGGAAAAAGAAAGTTTGCAAAAGTAAAGGTTAAATAA
- a CDS encoding RluA family pseudouridine synthase, with the protein MQEWYNFIKKGANIKKEIIATTNERVDKFLSKELNENRNQIEQLIKKGLVKVNSKPIKKGGVKLKQGDIIEITFPKTEEKESKKADFDIPILYEDEDLLIINKPPGVVVHPAPSYKEATLVDWLKQKGYSLSTIAGDERFGIVHRIDKETSGALVIAKNNKTHEFLSNQLKDKSMGRYYLMLLNEPLKEAKCVEAPIARNPKNRLKMAIVNGGKEAKTLFVPIQDNLTAAKLFTGRTHQIRVHLTKLGRYILGDTTYGKKEQKIPRVMLHARELYLTHPNGQKLSIIAPLFDDFKTLIQGIDDEKISSLSNIFATYDGMCDKQQTGA; encoded by the coding sequence TTGCAAGAATGGTATAATTTTATAAAAAAAGGAGCAAATATAAAAAAAGAAATAATCGCCACGACAAACGAAAGAGTCGATAAATTTTTATCAAAAGAGCTTAACGAAAACAGAAACCAAATAGAACAACTTATAAAAAAAGGGCTTGTAAAAGTAAATTCAAAACCTATAAAAAAAGGTGGAGTAAAGTTAAAACAAGGCGATATTATAGAAATAACATTTCCTAAAACCGAAGAAAAAGAGAGCAAAAAAGCCGATTTCGACATACCTATATTGTATGAAGACGAAGATTTGCTGATAATAAACAAACCCCCTGGAGTCGTCGTACACCCGGCTCCGAGCTATAAAGAAGCAACACTTGTGGATTGGCTGAAACAAAAAGGCTACAGCCTCTCGACAATCGCGGGAGACGAGAGATTCGGAATAGTTCATCGAATAGACAAAGAAACAAGCGGAGCGCTCGTAATAGCCAAAAACAACAAAACCCATGAATTCTTAAGCAATCAACTAAAAGATAAAAGTATGGGTCGATACTACCTTATGCTTTTAAACGAACCTCTAAAAGAAGCAAAATGCGTTGAAGCGCCTATTGCCAGAAATCCCAAAAACAGACTGAAAATGGCAATAGTAAACGGAGGAAAAGAAGCCAAAACCTTATTCGTACCGATTCAAGACAACCTTACAGCCGCAAAACTTTTTACCGGTAGAACTCACCAAATAAGAGTCCATTTGACAAAACTCGGTCGTTATATCTTGGGAGATACTACATACGGAAAAAAAGAGCAAAAAATCCCGCGTGTAATGCTACACGCAAGAGAGCTCTATCTCACTCATCCAAACGGCCAAAAACTTAGTATAATAGCACCATTGTTTGATGATTTCAAAACTTTAATACAAGGAATTGACGATGAAAAAATATCTTCTCTTAGCAATATCTTTGCTACTTATGACGGGATGTGCGATAAACAACAAACCGGCGCCTAA